One window from the genome of Populus alba chromosome 15, ASM523922v2, whole genome shotgun sequence encodes:
- the LOC118057548 gene encoding uncharacterized protein, with protein MQARSPLITFSPSSPSFNSYSSSKLAEIAARVVLEFTSESEQPEDSSNSIFSWRVHEGEENNHPQNDNELGENDHDEEEEEEDDDDDFEFAVLSKPEPQFSPISADDIFYNGQIRPFYPLFNTKLLLDDQESLPKSKTATNTQDNKKPNRLPLKKLFYEDRETFSCSSSEADDIDSAEPGTYCVWTAKKEEGSLGSCKKSSSTGSNSKRWKFKDLLHRSNSDGKDTFVFLTPNNKKSGGHKRFGSDDHDGKNNNKNINKESTEKRKEVKGAGGLFQLQQQYYGKGKEGEKRRSYLPYRPDLVGFMSNVKGVGRNIHPF; from the coding sequence ATGCAAGCAAGAAGCCCTCTAATCACCTTCTCTCCAAGCTCTCCAAGCTTCAACTCCTATTCTTCGAGCAAGCTAGCAGAAATTGCAGCGAGAGTCGTCCTGGAATTCACTAGCGAATCAGAACAACCAGAGGACTCTAGCAACAGCATTTTCTCTTGGCGAGTGCATGAAGGGGAAGAAAACAACCACCCCCAGAACGACAACGAATTGGGCGAAAACGACCAcgacgaggaggaggaggaggaggacgaCGACGACGACTTCGAGTTTGCAGTTCTAAGTAAGCCAGAACCACAATTCTCTCCAATTTCAGCTGATGATATCTTTTACAACGGCCAAATCAGACCCTTCTATCCCTTATTTAACACCAAGTTACTCTTAGACGACCAAGAATCCCTACCCAAATCCAAGACTGCAACCAACACTCAGGATAACAAGAAACCAAATAGATTACCCCTCAAGAAGCTCTTCTACGAGGACCGTGAAACgttttcttgttcttcatcGGAAGCTGACGATATAGACAGCGCAGAACCTGGGACTTACTGTGTGTGGACAGCAAAGAAGGAAGAGGGATCTCTAGGGAGCTGCAAGAAGAGCAGCTCTACCGGGTCTAATTCAAAGAGATGGAAGTTTAAAGACTTGCTGCACAGGAGCAATAGCGATGGTAAAGACACTTTTGTGTTCTTGACGCCTAATAACAAGAAGAGTGGCGGCCATAAGAGATTTGGTAGTGATGATCATGAcggtaaaaataataataaaaatattaataaagagagtacagagaaaaggaaagaagtgaAAGGAGCCGGAGGTTTATTTCAACTTCAACAACAGTACTATGGGAAGGGCAAAGAAGGTGAAAAACGCCGGTCGTATTTGCCTTACCGGCCAGATTTGGTGGGTTTTATGTCTAACGTTAAAGGGGTGGGCAGGAATATTCATCCATTTTGA
- the LOC118057406 gene encoding 1-deoxy-D-xylulose 5-phosphate reductoisomerase, chloroplastic encodes MALNFLSPAEMKAISFLDSTKSNYIPKLPGRLGLKRKDSGGRRIQCSVQNQYQPPPAWPGTAFPEPGRKTWDGPKPISIVGSTGSIGTQTLDIVTENPDKFTVVALAAGSNVTLLADQVRRFKPQLVAVRNESLVDELKEALADVEEKPEIIPGEQGVIEVARHPDAVSVVTGIVGCAGLKPTVAAIEAGKDICLANKETLIAGGPFVLPLAHKHNVKILPADSEHSAIFQCIQGLPEGALRRIILTASGGAFRDWPVEKLKEVKVADALKHPNWSMGKKITVDSATLFNKGLEVIEAHYLFGADYDNIDIVIHPQSIIHSMIETQDSSVLAQLGWPDMRLPILYTMSWPERVYCSEITWPRLDLCKLGSLTFKAPDNVKYPSMDLAYTAGRAGGTMTGVLSAANEKAVEMFIDEKISYLDIFKVVELTCDKHQAEFVASPSLEEIIHYDLWAREFAASLQHSSGPSPVLA; translated from the exons ATGGCacttaattttctttctccAGCTGAAATGAAGGCTATCTCTTTCTTGGATTCTACTAAATCCAATTACATACCTAAGCttccag GTAGGCTTGGTTTGAAGAGGAAGGATAGTGGAGGGAGAAGAATTCAATGTTCTGTTCAGAATCAGTATCAGCCACCTCCAGCTTGGCCAGGAACAGCGTTTCCAGAACCTGGACGCAAGACCTGGGATGGTCCTAAGCCTATATCAATTGTTGGATCTACTGGTTCCATTGGAACTCAG ACATTGGACATAGTAACAGAGAATCCAGATAAATTCACAGTCGTGGCACTGGCAGCTGGTTCAAATGTTACTCTTCTTGCTGATCAG GTGAGGAGATTCAAACCTCAACTAGTTGCTGTTAGAAATGAGTCATTAGTTGATGAACTCAAAGAGGCTCTGGCTGATGTCGAGGAAAAGCCTGAGATTATTCCTGGGGAGCAAGGAGTTATCGAG GTTGCTCGCCATCCAGATGCTGTCAGTGTAGTTACAGGAATAGTAGGTTGTGCAGGCCTAAAG CCTACGGTTGCTGCAATAGAAGCAGGAAAAGACATATGCTTGGCCAATAAAGAGACACTAATTGCTGGAGGTCCTTTTGTCCTCCCTCTTGCTCACAAACATAACGTAAAAATTCTTCCAGCTGATTCTGAACATTCTGCCATTTTTCAg TGTATTCAGGGCCTGCCTGAGGGTGCATTGCGGCGCATCATTTTAACTGCTTCTGGTGGGGCTTTCAG GGACTGGCctgttgaaaaattgaaagaagttAAAGTAGCTGATGCTTTGAAGCATCCCAACTGGAGTATGGGTAAAAAGATTACTGTAGACTCTGCTACCCTTTTCAACAAG GGTTTAGAAGTCATTGAAGCCCACTATTTGTTTGGAGCCGATtatgataatattgatatcGTAATTCATCCACAGTCTATAATACATTCAATGATTGAAACACAG GATTCATCTGTTCTTGCACAATTGGGGTGGCCTGATATGCGCTTGCCTATCCTTTACACCATGTCATGGCCAGAGAGAGTTTACTGTTCTGAAATTACTTGGCCTCGCCTTGATCTTTGCAA GCTTGGATCACTAACTTTTAAAGCTCCCGACAACGTAAAATACCCATCTATGGATCTTGCCTATACTGCTGGACGGGCTGGAGGCACCATGACAGGAGTCCTCAGTGCTGCTAATGAGAAAGCTGTAGAAATGTTCATTGATGAAAA gaTAAGCTATCTTGACATTTTCAAGGTTGTGGAGCTAACATGTGATAAGCACCAAGCAGAATTTGTGGCCTCACCCTCTCTGGAGGAAATTATACATTATGACTTGTGGGCACGAGAATTCGCCGCTAGCTTGCAACACTCCTCTGGTCCAAGTCCTGTTCTTGCTTGA